A genomic stretch from Limanda limanda chromosome 11, fLimLim1.1, whole genome shotgun sequence includes:
- the pik3r4 gene encoding phosphoinositide 3-kinase regulatory subunit 4 yields MGNQLAGIAPSQILSVDSYFSDIHDHEYDKSLGSTRFFKVARAKHREGLVVVKVFAIQDPSLPLTSYKQELEELKIRLHSCQNCLPFQKTSLTEKAAILFRQYVRDNLYDRISTRPFLNNVEKRWLAFQILNAVDQAHKSGVRHGDIKTENVMVTSWNWVLLTDFASFKPTYLPEDNPADFNYFFDTSRRRTCYIAPERFVDGSMFTTESDQNTPLVDLTNNNQRSRGELKQAMDIFSAGCVVAELFTEGVPLFDLSQLLAYRKGLFQTEHVLKKIEDQSIRELVGQMVQREPEKRLAAEDYLKQQRGKAFPDIFYTFLQPYMAQFAKETFQSADERVLVIRKDLDNILLNLRGGSSSSSQEGSECVLSSREEQGLMVLVSVITSCLQTLHSCDSKFAALELTLHLAPRLGVDILLDRITPFLLHFCNDPVPRVRAQAVRTLAKVLALVKEVPRNDVNIYPEYILPGIAHLAQDDATIVRLAYAENIAHLAESALRFLELVQENNVNTEQDVSGEDSEETLHPNENYDSELQALHEMVQQKVVTLLSDSENIVKQSLMENGITRLCVFFGRQKANDVLLSHMITFLNDKNDWHLRGAFFDSIVGVAAYVGWQSSSILKPLLQQGLSDTEEFVIYKALNALTCMCQLGLLQKPHIYEFVSDIAPFLCHPNLWIRYGAVGFITVVAQHLNVADVYCKLMPHLNPFITQPIIQIDKELVLLSVLKEPVSRSIFDYALRSRDIASLFRHLLLRQKKRAGSIPECPTPEDPAIAQLLKKLLSQGMTESEEDKLLALKDFMLKSNKAKANMGEQSHVGEAAQTGVIDLATLGITGRQVDLVKAKAEAEDKRARKHTKQDSTMNEEWKSMFGSQEPASAQLATAADGPGGQIRKSAVTPAVTVLQSVASGPAYQRRINTCKAELQQLVQQKREQCSAERMAKQMMESAEWESRPPPPGWHPKGLLVAHLHEHKAAVNRIRVSDEHSIFATASNDGTVKVWDSQKMEGKTTTTRSVLTYSRIGGHVKTLTFCQGSHYLAVASDNGSIQLLAVEANKPPKSPKVQPFQTRSLDLQVDGCAVDVHHFNSGAQSVLAYATVNGSLVGWDLRSNTNAWTLRHDLRLGLITSFSVDMHQCWLCLGTSSGTMACWDMRFQLPISNHSHPARARIRRLLMHPLYQSSVIAAVQGNNEVSMWDMETGDRKFTLWASSAPPLSEMQPSPHSVHGIYCSPADGNPLLLTAGSDMRIRFWDLAYPERSYIVAGGANDSLHCPSVLYSRKIIEGTEVVQEIHSKQKSGVVEDSPRRGPESLPVGHHDIITDIATFQTTQGFIVTSSRDGIVKVWK; encoded by the exons ATGGGGAACCAGCTGGCCGGCATCGCCCCCTCTCAGATCCTGTCGGTGGACAGTTACTTCTCCGACATCCACGACCACGAGTACGACAAGAGCCTGGGCAGCACGCGCTTCTTCAAGGTGGCCCGGGCCAAGCACCGCGAGGGCCTGGTCGTGGTCAAAGTCTTCGCCATCCAGGACCCGTCGCTGCCTCTGACCAGCTAcaagcaggagctggaggagctgaagatcCGGCTGCACTCCTGCCAGAACTGCCTTCCCTTCCAGAAAACCTCCCTGACGGAGAAGGCCGCCATCCTGTTCCGCCAGTACGTCCGGGACAACCTGTACGACCGCATCAGCACCCGGCCGTTCCTCAACAACGTGGAGAAGCGCTGGCTGGCCTTCCAGATCCTCAACGCCGTCGACCAGGCGCACAAGTCCGGCGTCCGCCACGGAGACATCAAGACGGAGAACGTGATGGTGACCAGCTGGAACTGGGTGCTGCTCACAGACTTCGCCAGCTTCAAGCCCACGTACCTGCCGGAGGACAACCCCGCCGACTTCAACTACTTCTTCGACACGTCCCGGCGCCGGACGTGCTACATCGCCCCCGAGAGGTTTGTGGATGGAAGCATGTTTACGACCGAGAGCGACCAGAACACGCCGCTGGTGGACCTGACCAACAACAACCAGAGGAGCCGAGGGGAGCTCAAACAGGCCATGGACATCTTCTCTGCAG gctgCGTGGTCGCTGAGCTCTTCACCGAGGGCGTCCCGCTCTTCGACCTGTCGCAGCTGCTGGCGTATCGGAAAGGACTTTTCCAGACGGAGCACGTGCTGAAGAAGATCGAGGACCAGAGCATCCGAGAGCTG GTGGGTCAGATGGTTCAGCGCGAGCCGGAGAAGCGTCTGGCGGCCGAGGACTATCTGAAGCAGCAGCGAGGAAAAGCGTTCCCCGACATCTTCTACACCTTCCTGCAGCCGTACATGGCTCAGTTCGCCAAGGAGACCTTCCAGTCGGCCGACGAGCGCGTGCTGGTCATCCGCAAAGACCTGGACAACATCCTGCTCAACCTgcgaggag gctcctcctcttcatcgcagGAGGGCAGCGAGTGCGTGCTGAGCTCCCGGGAGGAGCAGGGCCTGATGGTCCTGGTGTCcgtcatcacttcctgtctgcagacGCTGCACTCCTGCGACTCCAAATTTGCCGCCCTGGAGCTCACCCTGCACCTGGCGCCCCGGCTGGGCGTGGACATCCTGCTGGACCGCATCACGCCCTTCCTGCTGCACTTCTGTAACGACCCGGTTCCTCGGGTGCGTGCTCAGGCCGTGAGGACTCTGGCCAAAGTGCTGGCGCTGGTGAAGGAGGTTCCGAGGAACGACGTGAACATCTATCCAGAGTACATCCTGCCCGGCATCGCCCACCTCGCCCAGGACGACGCCACCATCGTCCGGCTGGCGTACGCAG AGAACATCGCTCATCTGGCCGAGAGCGCCTTACGCTTCCTGGAGCTGGTTCAGGAGAACAACGTGAACACGGAGCAGGACGTGAGCGGCGAGGACTCGGAGGAAACGCTTCACCCCAACGAGAACTACGACTCAG AGCTGCAGGCGCTGCACGAGATGGTCCAGCAGAAGGTGGTGACGCTGCTCAGCGACTCGGAGAACATCGTCAAGCAGTCGCTGATGGAGAACGGCATCACGCGGCTCTGCGTCTTCTTCGGCCGACAGAAAGCCAACGACGTGCTGCTGTCCCACATGATCACCTTCCTCAACGACAAGAACGACTGGCACCTGAGAGGAGCGTTCTTCGACAGCATCGTGG GCGTGGCGGCGTACGTGGGCTGGCAGAGCTCCTCCATCCTGAAGCCGCTGCTGCAGCAAGGCCTGAGCGACACGGAGGAGTTCGTCATCTACAAAGCTCTGAACGCTCTGACCTGCATGTGTCAGCTGGGGCTGCTGCAGAAACCTCACATCTACGAGTTCGTCAGTGACATCG CTCCGTTCCTGTGTCACCCCAACCTGTGGATCCGCTACGGGGCGGTGGGCTTCATCACCGTGGTCGCTCAGCACCTCAACGTGGCCGACGTGTACTGTAAACTGATGCCCCACCTCAACCCCTTCATCACCCAGCCCATCATCCAG ATCGATAAGGAGCTGGTCCTCCTCAGCGTCCTGAAGGAGCCGGTCAGTCGCTCCATCTTCGACTACGCCCTCCGCTCCAGAGACATCGCCAGCCTCTTCCGACACCTGCTGCTGCGGCAGAAGAAGCGAGCCGGGTCGATCCCAGAATGCCCGACGCCCGAGGACCCGGCCATCGCTCAGCTCCTGAAGAAGCTGCTGTCACAG GGGATGACGGAGTCCGAGGAGGACAAGCTGCTGGCGCTCAAAGACTTCATGCTGAAGTCCAACAAGGCCAAAGCCAACATGGGCGAGCAGAGTCACGTGGGAGAGGCGGCGCAGACCGGCGTCATCGACCTGGCAACGCTCGGCATCACCGGCCGCCAAGTGGACCTGGTCAAAGCCAAGGCCGAGGCCGAGGACAAGAGAG cgAGGAAGCACACCAAGCAGGACTCCACCATGAACGAGGAGTGGAAGAGCATGTTCGGGTCTCAGGAGCCGGCGTCCGCCCAGCTCGCCACG GCAGCCGACGGGCCGGGAGGTCAGATCAGGAAGAGCGCCGTGACCCCGGCGGTGACCGTGCTGCAGTCGGTGGCGAGCGGTCCCGCCTACCAGCGCCGCATCAACACCTGCAAGGCGGAGCTTCAGCAGCTGGTGCAGCAGAAGAGGGAGCAGTGCAGCGCCGAGCGCATGGCCAAGCAGATGATGGAGAGCGCCGAGTGGGAGAGCAGACCGCCGCCTCCCG gctgGCATCCTAAAGGTCTCCTGGTGGCTCACCTGCACGAACACAAGGCCGCGGTCAACAGAATCCGAGTCTCAGACGAACACTCCATCTTCGCCACGGCGTCCAACGACGGCACCGTCAAAGTCTGGGACAGTCAGAAGATGGAGGGCAAGACCACGACCACCAG GTCGGTGTTGACTTATTCTCGGATCGGCGGCCACGTGAAGACCCTGACCTTCTGCCAGGGGTCACATTATTTAGCGGTGGCCTCAGACAACGGCTCCATCCAGCTGCTGGCGGTGGAAGCCAATAAACCTCCCAAGTCCCCCAAAGTCCAGCCGTTCCAGACCAG GTCTCTGGACCTGCAGGTCGATGGCTGCGCCGTGGACGTCCACCATTTTAACTCGGGCGCTCAGTCTGTGCTGGCGTACGCCACCGTCAACGGCTCGCTGGTGGGCTGGGACCTTCGCTCCAACACCAACGCCTGGACGCTGCGCCACGACCTGCGCCTGGGCCTCATCACCTCCTTCAGCGTGGACATGCACCAGTGCTGGCTCTGCTTGG GAACGAGCAGCGGCACCATGGCCTGCTGGGACATGCGGTTCCAGCTGCCCATTTCAAACCACTCCCACCCGGCTCGAGCACGAATCAGACGGCTGCTCATGCATCCGCTCTACCAATCATCTGTCATCGCAG ccgtGCAGGGTAATAATGAAGTGTCGATGTGGGACATGGAGACTGGAGATCGAAAATTCACCCTGTGGGCGagttcagctcctccactctctgagatgcag ccGTCTCCTCACAGCGTTCATGGGATCTACTGCAGCCCGGCGGACGGGAATCCTCTGCTGCTGACCGCCGGCTCCGACATGAGGATCAG GTTCTGGGACCTGGCCTATCCTGAGCGCTCCTACATCGTGGCGGGAGGAGCCAACGACTCGCTGCACTGTCCGTCCGTCCTCTACAGCCGCAAGATCATCGAAGGAACCGAGGTCGTGcag GAGATCCACAGTAAGCAGAAGAGCGGCGTGGTGGAGGACTCTCCTCGCCGCGGCCCAGAATCCctccctgtgggacaccatgacatcatcacagacATCGCCACCTTCCAGACCACGCAGGGCTTCATCGTCACCTCGTCCAGAGACGGAATCGTCAAAGTGTGGAAGTGA